From Sporosarcina sp. FSL W7-1349, a single genomic window includes:
- a CDS encoding response regulator transcription factor, giving the protein MLQLTQKEYKKIMEGLDRVAFNSDSSNLTAYRQKVVDCLFEVFGYTNLFWLLDDEGRLMDPIFTNIEDKSMYEYFETYHTHDVLAPGNIPNGVPTAPILKIKDVMPYTQFKKTEYALHYFDRFGYIDEMGIYIYDKSKLVGVIGLVRKKEEGHFSEVDRNCIQFLIKSIEGAFNAAAMISQEQREPILEARLTSREKEIVKLVRQGLLNKEIGEALSISVNTVKKHLQNVFQKMGVENRTELGYLLSRINL; this is encoded by the coding sequence TTGTTGCAATTGACGCAAAAAGAGTACAAGAAGATCATGGAAGGTTTGGACCGGGTTGCATTTAACTCGGATAGTAGCAACTTAACAGCGTATCGTCAGAAAGTGGTTGATTGTCTGTTTGAAGTGTTTGGCTATACCAATTTATTTTGGCTACTTGATGACGAAGGGCGGCTAATGGATCCGATCTTCACTAATATTGAAGACAAATCGATGTATGAGTATTTTGAAACGTATCACACCCATGATGTATTGGCGCCGGGGAATATACCGAATGGAGTGCCCACAGCTCCAATCCTGAAAATAAAAGATGTTATGCCGTATACCCAATTTAAAAAGACGGAATACGCATTACACTATTTCGATCGGTTTGGTTATATCGATGAGATGGGAATTTACATTTATGATAAATCGAAGTTGGTCGGGGTAATCGGATTGGTCCGGAAGAAGGAAGAAGGCCATTTTAGTGAGGTCGACCGAAACTGTATCCAGTTCCTTATAAAGTCGATTGAGGGGGCTTTTAATGCAGCGGCCATGATTAGTCAGGAGCAGAGAGAACCGATTTTGGAGGCAAGATTAACTAGTCGAGAAAAGGAAATAGTGAAACTGGTTCGGCAAGGTTTATTGAATAAGGAAATTGGAGAGGCGTTGTCCATCAGTGTAAATACCGTGAAAAAGCATTTGCAAAACGTCTTTCAAAAGATGGGGGTAGAGAACCGGACCGAATTGGGATATCTATTGTCTCGGATAAATCTATGA
- a CDS encoding amidase → MKKSEYVNYDGIGLAELVKNKEVKPEELVQTSLDLIEDLNPALHAVASTIEDQALEEIKQGLPKGPFEGVPFLIKELVLHAKGVPANMGSRLAEGMTFPVDSELMARFRKAGLVTVGTTPTPEFGYNATTEATFYGEPAKNPWDTNRSPGGSSGGSSSAVAAGIAPLAHANDGGGSIRIPAACTGLVGLKPTRGRIPAGPFNSEPLNGIAIEFALSRTVRDTATLLDAVAGPDVGCYAWAEPPKTPYAQAMKTTPKPLKIAWTGKPASGVPVDEECLRELHETVKLLEDLGHTVVEAAPQYDAESFSQATVRIWTANIHHMINGVASALGRQPGEDNIEAAIWECYKYGKAMPASDLLEAIDTNAAVSRQVGQFFTDYDVLLSPTIATLPTPLGLLNSNNPSIDAVEWTEQIFTYAPFTNLFNATGQPSISLPIGWSNEGLPIGMQFTGRFADETTLLQLAAQLEEAKPWKEKKPPIRKLMTIS, encoded by the coding sequence ATGAAAAAATCAGAATATGTGAATTATGATGGAATCGGTCTTGCGGAACTAGTGAAGAATAAGGAAGTAAAACCCGAAGAACTGGTTCAAACATCACTCGATCTCATCGAAGATTTGAATCCTGCACTCCATGCAGTCGCCTCAACAATCGAAGACCAAGCGTTGGAGGAAATCAAACAAGGACTGCCGAAAGGCCCGTTTGAAGGAGTACCATTCCTAATAAAAGAGCTAGTCCTTCATGCCAAAGGGGTTCCCGCCAATATGGGAAGCCGCCTAGCAGAAGGTATGACATTCCCTGTAGATAGTGAATTGATGGCCCGTTTCCGCAAAGCCGGTCTCGTAACGGTCGGGACAACGCCAACGCCGGAATTCGGCTATAATGCGACGACAGAGGCAACCTTCTATGGCGAGCCGGCAAAAAATCCGTGGGATACAAACCGCAGTCCGGGCGGGTCCAGTGGAGGTTCATCATCCGCGGTCGCGGCCGGCATCGCACCTCTTGCCCATGCTAATGATGGCGGAGGGTCGATTAGGATTCCCGCCGCCTGTACCGGATTAGTCGGGTTGAAACCGACGAGAGGGCGCATTCCAGCCGGGCCTTTCAACAGTGAACCGCTCAATGGCATCGCCATCGAGTTTGCACTATCCAGGACTGTCCGTGACACAGCCACCTTGTTGGATGCGGTCGCCGGCCCGGATGTCGGTTGCTACGCCTGGGCAGAACCGCCGAAAACCCCATACGCCCAGGCAATGAAAACAACACCGAAGCCATTGAAAATTGCATGGACAGGAAAGCCGGCATCAGGAGTGCCCGTTGACGAGGAATGTCTTCGTGAGCTGCATGAAACCGTCAAACTTCTGGAGGATTTAGGCCATACAGTAGTGGAAGCCGCTCCTCAATACGATGCGGAGTCATTTAGCCAGGCAACCGTCCGTATCTGGACAGCTAACATTCACCATATGATCAATGGAGTCGCGTCTGCCTTAGGTCGTCAGCCGGGTGAAGATAATATAGAAGCGGCCATCTGGGAATGTTATAAATACGGGAAAGCGATGCCAGCGTCTGATCTTTTGGAAGCCATTGACACCAATGCAGCCGTCTCCCGCCAAGTCGGACAATTTTTCACGGACTATGATGTTTTACTCTCGCCAACCATTGCTACGCTGCCAACGCCATTAGGATTGCTGAATTCCAACAATCCTTCAATAGATGCGGTCGAATGGACAGAACAAATCTTCACCTATGCGCCATTCACCAACCTGTTCAATGCAACGGGACAACCATCCATCTCCCTTCCGATTGGATGGAGTAACGAAGGTTTACCGATTGGCATGCAGTTCACTGGCCGATTTGCGGATGAAACCACGCTTCTGCAATTAGCGGCGCAATTGGAAGAAGCGAAACCGTGGAAGGAGAAGAAGCCTCCCATTCGTAAATTGATGACCATTTCGTGA
- a CDS encoding Uma2 family endonuclease — protein sequence MAQSSSDHRMTVAEISERDGYWELIDGTPYNMTPAPSPLHQRVVGELFFSLRSHYGKGDCSVYMAPFDVQLDETDPYTLVQPDISVFCNQDRIGDKRAIGAPELVVEVPSPATALRDRNHKFNLYERTAISEYWLVDPVNKTIEVYGLAEGRYRKRAVFGKEDSLTSFHFRNLAIDLDAVFSD from the coding sequence ATGGCTCAGTCAAGTTCGGATCATCGGATGACCGTCGCGGAAATCAGTGAGCGGGATGGATATTGGGAATTGATTGACGGGACACCGTATAATATGACGCCTGCTCCATCGCCTCTTCATCAAAGGGTTGTGGGCGAGCTGTTTTTTTCATTGCGATCCCACTATGGAAAAGGGGACTGCTCTGTGTATATGGCACCTTTTGATGTGCAATTGGACGAAACGGACCCCTATACCTTGGTCCAGCCAGACATTTCCGTTTTTTGCAATCAGGATCGGATTGGGGACAAACGGGCTATCGGAGCTCCCGAGCTCGTTGTCGAAGTGCCTTCTCCAGCAACCGCTTTACGGGATCGGAACCACAAGTTTAATTTATACGAGCGAACAGCCATTTCTGAATACTGGCTTGTCGATCCAGTTAATAAAACCATTGAAGTCTACGGGCTGGCGGAAGGTCGATATCGAAAACGGGCCGTGTTTGGGAAAGAGGATTCTCTTACCTCTTTCCACTTTAGAAATTTGGCCATCGATTTAGACGCCGTCTTCTCTGATTGA
- a CDS encoding NAD(P)H-dependent flavin oxidoreductase: MVETQITKLFNIRYPIIQGGLQGLGTSSLVSAVSNAGGLGLITAGSYGTKEEMVRDIEETRSLTDQPFGVNIAIGTRKSMDEFVEGAIEVRVPVVFTSGNNPTPYMADLKSAGMKVVHVAPSVRFAKKAESLGCDAVVVNGFECGGHPGMEDTTSLTLVQKAVKELSVPVIAAGGFSTGRSVLAALALGAQGVQMGSRFLLSKEVQLPQRLKGLLREASETDTILVKKSIGRTARVFKTEHAMELARLEEQGATFEEIFPYISGEAYEEMLKTGNTDVGVLSLGQTIGLIDEIKSVAEIIEEIMTDYQTALNQLVNLQSAVR; this comes from the coding sequence ATGGTCGAGACTCAAATTACGAAGCTGTTCAACATCCGCTACCCCATAATCCAAGGAGGGCTGCAAGGGCTCGGTACGTCGTCATTGGTTTCCGCGGTTTCCAATGCGGGAGGTCTCGGGTTGATCACCGCGGGGAGTTACGGGACGAAGGAGGAGATGGTGCGGGATATCGAGGAGACGCGAAGTCTTACAGATCAACCGTTTGGCGTCAATATCGCCATCGGGACGCGCAAGTCGATGGACGAATTCGTCGAAGGAGCGATTGAAGTGCGAGTGCCGGTCGTCTTCACATCGGGGAATAATCCGACTCCATACATGGCTGATTTGAAGTCGGCGGGCATGAAGGTCGTTCACGTGGCACCCTCTGTCCGCTTCGCGAAGAAGGCGGAGTCGCTCGGTTGTGATGCGGTTGTTGTCAACGGATTTGAGTGCGGTGGACATCCCGGCATGGAAGACACGACTAGTTTGACGCTTGTTCAAAAAGCGGTGAAAGAGCTTTCGGTTCCTGTGATAGCGGCTGGCGGATTTTCTACGGGCCGCTCCGTATTGGCGGCGCTCGCTCTTGGAGCGCAAGGCGTGCAGATGGGATCCCGGTTTTTATTATCGAAGGAAGTCCAACTCCCACAGCGGCTCAAGGGTTTATTGCGGGAGGCGAGCGAAACGGACACAATCCTTGTAAAGAAATCGATTGGTCGGACGGCGAGGGTATTCAAGACGGAACATGCGATGGAATTGGCCCGACTCGAAGAACAAGGCGCGACGTTTGAAGAAATCTTCCCGTATATAAGCGGGGAGGCCTACGAGGAAATGCTAAAAACGGGCAACACGGATGTGGGCGTCCTCTCGCTCGGCCAAACAATTGGGCTCATTGATGAAATCAAATCCGTTGCAGAAATTATCGAGGAAATAATGACGGACTACCAGACGGCATTGAATCAATTGGTGAATTTGCAGTCGGCCGTCCGGTAA
- a CDS encoding YqcI/YcgG family protein, with product MITKYGALLTKEDFFNRTDLPDWLLREYETFHRTVTDKTFPCYFGMSGELKGELRYAYVTQDDWSNLPEALQSFLQLFEDPKHKRHGLFVFVEPFEKEGTLEEYRKQFWEILQYLHDEDEVEWPADSPRDPDHYLWDFHFHGEPIFAFGNTPAYKQRKTRDLGNAMVIGFQPRKIFKGLKGTEKGGIMSREKVRERVEVWDQLPKHPDISHYGDPEHNEWKQFFIGDDSEPIVGKCPFSHKEMQ from the coding sequence TTGATTACAAAATATGGGGCTTTATTAACAAAAGAGGATTTTTTCAATCGTACAGATTTGCCGGATTGGTTATTGCGAGAGTATGAGACCTTCCACAGAACAGTGACAGATAAAACATTTCCCTGTTATTTCGGAATGAGCGGTGAACTGAAGGGGGAGCTGCGCTATGCGTATGTGACGCAGGATGACTGGTCCAATTTACCGGAAGCACTCCAGTCTTTCTTGCAGCTGTTCGAGGATCCCAAACATAAACGGCATGGGTTATTCGTGTTTGTCGAGCCGTTTGAGAAGGAAGGTACTTTGGAAGAGTATCGAAAGCAGTTCTGGGAAATCCTGCAATACTTACATGATGAGGATGAAGTCGAATGGCCGGCGGATAGCCCGCGAGATCCAGACCATTATTTATGGGACTTCCATTTTCACGGAGAACCGATTTTTGCGTTCGGCAACACACCTGCCTATAAGCAGCGAAAAACTCGTGATCTCGGAAATGCCATGGTCATCGGTTTTCAACCGCGCAAGATTTTTAAAGGGTTGAAAGGGACGGAAAAGGGTGGCATCATGTCGCGTGAAAAAGTCCGCGAACGTGTCGAAGTGTGGGATCAGTTGCCGAAGCACCCCGACATCAGCCATTACGGCGACCCCGAGCATAATGAATGGAAACAGTTTTTCATCGGGGACGATAGTGAGCCGATTGTCGGGAAATGCCCGTTCTCCCATAAGGAAATGCAATGA
- a CDS encoding D-serine ammonia-lyase, with product MDVKVWKEKIPQIGQMMEGEEIVWINPLLESTESGLAKTELTAADVRDASDRLRRFAPYIERVFPETEDSKGLIESPLTAIPEMKEALAVQYGVSIPGELLLKQDNRLPISGSIKARGGIYEVLKHAETLAFQHDLISEGEDYSQFAEPVFQELFAKHKIAVGSTGNLGLSIGIMSAKLGFHVTVHMSADAKQWKKDMLREKGVTVVEYADDYSKAVEEGRRQAESDPYCHFIDDENSRDLFLGYAVAGERVAQQLKERGTVVDAGHPLFVYLPCGVGGGPGGVAFGLKLVFGDHVHCLFAEPTHSPCMTLGMMTGLHDAISVHDFGLDNKTAADGLAVGTASGFVGKTMQPFIDGCYTVSDNNLFSLLKLLADKEGIYLEPSALAGMPGPVNSIQAEAEKADAVEATHMVWATGGGMVPEEEIKRYYEMAGK from the coding sequence ATGGATGTGAAAGTGTGGAAAGAGAAAATCCCGCAAATCGGGCAGATGATGGAGGGAGAGGAGATTGTCTGGATAAATCCTCTTCTGGAATCGACCGAAAGCGGCTTGGCAAAAACAGAATTGACGGCTGCGGACGTCCGGGATGCATCAGACCGCCTACGCCGATTTGCTCCTTATATAGAGCGGGTTTTTCCGGAAACTGAAGATTCAAAAGGTTTGATCGAGTCACCGCTTACAGCCATCCCCGAGATGAAAGAGGCATTGGCTGTCCAATACGGGGTTTCGATACCAGGTGAATTGCTTTTGAAGCAGGATAATCGTTTGCCGATTTCCGGTTCCATCAAGGCAAGAGGTGGCATTTACGAAGTGCTGAAACATGCGGAAACGCTTGCCTTCCAACATGATTTGATATCCGAAGGGGAGGACTATAGCCAATTTGCAGAGCCGGTGTTCCAGGAACTGTTTGCGAAACATAAAATTGCGGTCGGATCAACGGGGAATTTGGGATTGAGCATCGGGATCATGAGCGCGAAGCTCGGATTCCATGTCACGGTCCATATGTCGGCCGATGCAAAGCAGTGGAAAAAGGACATGTTACGTGAAAAAGGGGTTACCGTTGTCGAATACGCGGATGATTACAGCAAGGCTGTCGAAGAAGGGCGGCGTCAGGCGGAATCTGATCCGTATTGCCATTTCATTGACGATGAGAATTCGAGGGATCTTTTCTTAGGCTATGCAGTTGCGGGCGAACGGGTCGCGCAGCAATTGAAAGAGCGGGGAACGGTCGTGGATGCGGGACATCCTTTATTCGTCTATTTGCCTTGTGGAGTCGGGGGTGGCCCGGGCGGCGTGGCATTCGGGCTGAAGCTCGTTTTTGGCGATCACGTCCATTGCTTATTCGCCGAACCGACCCATTCCCCTTGCATGACACTCGGGATGATGACCGGGTTGCATGATGCGATTTCCGTACATGATTTTGGGCTCGACAATAAAACCGCAGCGGACGGTCTGGCAGTCGGAACCGCATCAGGATTTGTCGGGAAAACAATGCAGCCATTCATAGATGGCTGTTACACCGTATCCGACAATAATTTGTTCTCCTTATTGAAGTTGCTGGCGGACAAAGAAGGGATCTATCTGGAGCCATCCGCGCTTGCGGGTATGCCGGGTCCGGTGAATAGTATCCAGGCGGAAGCGGAAAAGGCGGATGCTGTCGAAGCGACCCATATGGTGTGGGCAACAGGTGGTGGCATGGTGCCTGAAGAAGAAATTAAACGCTATTATGAAATGGCGGGGAAATAA
- a CDS encoding D-alanyl-D-alanine carboxypeptidase family protein, protein MLKKWGLILLILVSSVVVVVKKEVTFTKEVVSLSIPAKAVLVMEADSGNILYEENGSDSLPIASMTKLMTQYLVLNAVNSGALSWDSLYAPSEYVLQIAGTPGAVKLGVEAGVDYSVRELFTAMTVISANDAAVALAEMVAGTEESFVEMMNAQAKAIGLRETIFYNATGLDGDYIGRSAEETNHSSARDVGVIAKELIARHPEVLEFTKVQDFTTRQGVKMWSTNLMLEGMSQALPGIDGLKTGYTEAAGSCFASTGVFDGRRIISVVIGVEAVEQDTIHPRFELTRELMDRFVLD, encoded by the coding sequence TTGTTAAAGAAGTGGGGATTGATTCTTCTTATTCTAGTAAGCAGTGTGGTAGTAGTTGTGAAGAAGGAGGTCACCTTTACAAAGGAAGTCGTTTCACTGAGTATTCCCGCCAAAGCTGTCCTCGTGATGGAGGCGGATTCGGGGAATATCCTTTATGAGGAAAACGGCTCGGATTCGTTGCCAATCGCAAGTATGACCAAGTTGATGACCCAATATCTTGTATTGAATGCGGTGAATAGCGGGGCGCTGTCTTGGGACAGCCTTTACGCGCCCAGTGAGTATGTATTGCAAATTGCCGGGACACCCGGGGCGGTCAAGCTTGGAGTGGAGGCAGGAGTCGATTATAGCGTCCGCGAGCTTTTTACCGCGATGACGGTCATTTCGGCAAATGATGCCGCAGTCGCTCTCGCTGAAATGGTGGCGGGGACGGAAGAATCCTTTGTCGAGATGATGAATGCACAAGCCAAAGCTATCGGCTTACGTGAAACCATCTTTTATAATGCAACAGGCTTGGATGGCGATTATATCGGCAGAAGTGCGGAGGAAACGAATCATTCTTCTGCTCGGGATGTCGGGGTTATTGCGAAGGAATTGATTGCACGACATCCGGAAGTGCTGGAGTTTACGAAGGTTCAGGATTTCACAACACGCCAGGGGGTTAAAATGTGGAGCACTAATTTGATGTTAGAAGGGATGTCGCAGGCGTTGCCCGGAATCGACGGGTTGAAAACAGGTTATACGGAAGCAGCTGGCTCTTGTTTTGCAAGTACCGGCGTATTTGACGGAAGGCGTATCATTTCAGTCGTCATCGGAGTGGAAGCTGTGGAACAGGATACGATTCATCCCCGGTTCGAACTGACGCGGGAATTGATGGACCGCTTCGTGTTGGATTAA
- a CDS encoding response regulator transcription factor has translation MIRIVIAEDQGMMLGALSSLLNLEEDMEVVGKAKNGEEAVALVQELQPDVCIMDIEMPMKTGLDAAETLQGSACKIIILTTFARTGYFERARKAGVRGYLLKDSPIEELVSSIRTIMDGRRIYAPELVDIAYGDDDDTENPLTERENQVLSLVAEGKTTKEIAGELFLTPGTVRNYISTILDKLGVGNRIEAISRFKEKGWFK, from the coding sequence ATGATCCGGATTGTCATAGCAGAAGACCAAGGAATGATGCTGGGTGCCTTAAGCTCCCTTTTGAATTTGGAAGAGGATATGGAAGTCGTCGGTAAAGCGAAAAATGGAGAGGAAGCGGTCGCACTTGTCCAAGAACTTCAACCGGATGTGTGCATCATGGATATCGAGATGCCGATGAAGACCGGACTGGATGCGGCGGAAACTCTCCAGGGAAGTGCCTGCAAGATTATCATTTTGACGACCTTCGCCCGGACCGGCTATTTCGAACGTGCGCGAAAAGCGGGGGTGCGCGGCTATTTATTGAAAGATAGCCCGATTGAGGAGTTGGTCAGCTCGATTCGGACGATTATGGACGGTCGGCGGATTTATGCACCGGAACTTGTAGACATTGCGTATGGTGACGACGATGACACGGAGAATCCGCTGACAGAGCGTGAAAACCAAGTGCTCAGTCTCGTAGCTGAAGGAAAAACGACGAAAGAGATTGCGGGTGAACTCTTTCTAACGCCCGGCACAGTCCGGAATTATATCTCCACCATTCTTGACAAGCTCGGCGTAGGCAATCGCATCGAAGCGATTTCCCGATTTAAAGAAAAAGGCTGGTTTAAATGA
- a CDS encoding sensor histidine kinase, with protein sequence MHSWYSIFPRNPWLSIYAWVIFCLLPFFFIFRSSSPIEIAVGISLLFLFFLSYMFSFKSKSGLVYMWLSFEMVINIAMTLLFGYVYLSLFTAFFIGNLRNPVGFFIVYGLHIAFTILAIVAGFFLEINLFLPYVHFILITVIGVVLLPFNLYNRNKREKLEDQLEDAKEKISELIILEERHRIARDLHDTLGQKLSMIGLKSDLAARLLTRDLEAAGKELQEIRQTASTALKEVRELVADMRTVKLEDELIRIRQILKAAEMDCTIEGDPVFSKIPTIAENVLSMCLKEAVTNVVKHSFGTACHITFAQLPNEYLIKVEDDGIGISGRGETSPGSGLKGMRERLEFINGSLHIEGGAGTKLYIRVPAVLKQIVEED encoded by the coding sequence ATGCACAGTTGGTATAGTATATTCCCGAGAAATCCATGGCTCAGTATTTACGCATGGGTCATCTTTTGTTTATTGCCGTTCTTTTTCATTTTCCGCTCCTCCTCTCCGATTGAGATTGCGGTTGGCATTTCGTTGTTATTCCTCTTTTTCCTGTCGTACATGTTTTCATTCAAATCGAAGAGCGGGCTTGTGTATATGTGGCTTAGCTTTGAAATGGTCATCAATATTGCCATGACGCTATTGTTCGGCTATGTGTACTTGTCGTTATTCACGGCGTTTTTCATTGGTAATCTCCGCAATCCCGTCGGTTTTTTCATCGTGTATGGGCTGCATATTGCCTTTACGATTCTGGCGATCGTGGCAGGTTTCTTTTTGGAAATCAACCTCTTCCTTCCATACGTGCACTTTATTTTGATTACGGTGATCGGCGTTGTCCTGTTGCCGTTCAATTTATACAATCGGAACAAGCGGGAGAAGTTGGAGGACCAGTTGGAAGATGCGAAGGAGAAGATTTCTGAACTTATCATCCTGGAAGAACGGCATCGGATTGCACGTGATCTGCATGATACACTTGGCCAAAAATTATCGATGATCGGTTTGAAGAGCGACTTGGCAGCCAGACTTTTGACGCGGGATCTGGAGGCTGCGGGGAAAGAACTGCAAGAAATCCGGCAGACGGCCAGCACCGCCCTGAAGGAAGTGCGGGAACTGGTAGCGGATATGCGGACGGTAAAGTTAGAGGATGAATTAATTCGGATTCGTCAAATCCTGAAAGCCGCTGAAATGGATTGCACTATTGAAGGAGATCCCGTGTTCAGCAAGATTCCTACTATTGCGGAAAATGTCTTGAGCATGTGCTTGAAGGAAGCGGTGACGAATGTCGTAAAACATAGCTTCGGGACCGCTTGCCATATTACATTTGCACAGTTGCCGAACGAGTATCTCATCAAGGTCGAAGACGATGGAATCGGCATTTCCGGGCGCGGCGAGACATCGCCGGGAAGCGGGCTGAAAGGGATGCGGGAGCGTCTCGAATTCATCAACGGCAGCCTGCATATAGAAGGCGGGGCAGGGACGAAGCTGTATATACGTGTTCCTGCGGTCCTAAAACAAATTGTGGAGGAGGATTAA
- a CDS encoding fatty acid desaturase — translation MSKEKTKKLHQDVAPFAKSDKKKSVLQLINTIPPVIILWFLAYQSLDVSIWLTLALCVVNAGFVVRTFIIFHDCTHGSFFKNKKANDIVGTMTGVLTLFAYEKWKREHSIHHATSSNLDKRGVGDIWVMTIEEYVQASKWQRLAYRFYRNPLVMFGLGPMYLVLISSRFNRKDARRKEQLNTYLTNVILVGLYTGLILLIGWQSFLLIQGSTMFVAGMLGIWLFYIQHTFEDSYFEEESEWDYVKAAVEGSSYYKLPRVLQWVTGNIGFHHVHHLAPRVPNYNLEMAHELTPPLQQATTITIKTSLESLKYRLYDPARKTFVTFKDVKHLVRAKSKGVSIDLKPKRTSLSK, via the coding sequence ATGAGTAAAGAAAAAACGAAGAAGTTACATCAAGACGTTGCTCCTTTTGCAAAATCGGATAAGAAAAAAAGCGTTTTGCAACTAATCAATACGATTCCACCGGTGATCATTCTTTGGTTTTTGGCGTATCAGAGCTTGGATGTCTCCATTTGGTTGACGTTGGCTCTTTGTGTAGTGAATGCTGGATTTGTTGTCCGGACATTCATCATTTTCCATGACTGTACACACGGTTCATTTTTCAAAAATAAAAAAGCGAATGATATTGTAGGAACGATGACAGGTGTCCTGACGCTATTTGCCTATGAGAAATGGAAGCGGGAGCACTCGATTCACCATGCGACAAGTTCGAATTTGGATAAACGAGGCGTTGGGGATATTTGGGTGATGACAATTGAAGAATACGTTCAAGCATCGAAATGGCAACGGCTGGCGTACCGTTTCTACCGGAACCCGCTAGTCATGTTCGGATTGGGACCGATGTATCTCGTCCTCATCTCCAGCCGATTCAATCGGAAAGATGCACGACGGAAAGAGCAGTTAAATACGTATTTGACGAATGTGATTCTTGTTGGCCTATACACGGGACTGATCCTGTTGATCGGCTGGCAGTCGTTCTTGCTAATCCAAGGCTCGACCATGTTCGTGGCAGGGATGCTCGGCATCTGGTTGTTCTACATCCAGCATACCTTCGAGGACTCATACTTTGAGGAAGAGTCGGAGTGGGATTATGTGAAAGCGGCAGTTGAAGGAAGCTCTTACTACAAGTTGCCACGTGTTTTACAATGGGTGACTGGCAATATCGGATTCCACCATGTGCATCACTTGGCACCGCGCGTTCCAAACTACAATTTGGAAATGGCACATGAATTGACGCCGCCTCTTCAACAGGCAACGACAATTACTATCAAGACGAGTCTGGAATCCCTCAAATATCGATTGTACGATCCAGCTCGCAAGACATTTGTCACGTTCAAAGATGTGAAACATTTGGTCCGTGCGAAGAGCAAAGGGGTTTCCATCGATTTGAAACCGAAGCGAACAAGTTTGAGCAAATGA
- the fabG gene encoding 3-oxoacyl-ACP reductase FabG: MRLQDKVAVITGGARGIGGAAATLFGKEGARVAVLDFNEEIGRSKVEQLLKDGVEASFFQVDVADYDNVKQVAKQVLETFGKVDILVNNAGITKDAMLVKLTPEAFKQVLDVNLTGIFNCTQAFLPSMIAQGKGKIINTSSISGTGGNVGQTNYAASKAGIIGMTRTWAKEFGPKGLNVNAVAPGFIETGMIDTIPEKVLNQVRALTPFPRLGRPEDIANAYLFLASNESDFVNGTVLEVDGGMLK; encoded by the coding sequence TTGCGCTTACAAGACAAAGTAGCCGTCATTACAGGCGGTGCCAGGGGAATTGGCGGAGCCGCCGCTACGTTATTCGGAAAAGAAGGGGCCCGTGTCGCGGTACTTGATTTTAATGAAGAAATCGGCCGCAGCAAAGTGGAGCAACTGCTAAAGGATGGCGTCGAGGCATCTTTTTTCCAGGTAGACGTTGCCGATTACGACAATGTCAAGCAAGTGGCGAAGCAGGTGCTAGAGACGTTCGGGAAAGTGGATATTCTCGTGAACAATGCGGGAATCACAAAAGATGCCATGTTGGTGAAATTAACTCCAGAAGCATTCAAACAGGTACTTGATGTGAATTTGACCGGCATTTTCAATTGCACGCAAGCATTCTTGCCTTCCATGATCGCTCAAGGAAAGGGCAAGATCATCAATACATCCTCGATTTCGGGCACCGGCGGGAATGTCGGGCAAACGAATTATGCCGCCTCCAAGGCGGGAATCATCGGGATGACCCGGACGTGGGCAAAGGAGTTCGGGCCGAAGGGGCTCAATGTCAATGCCGTCGCACCGGGTTTCATTGAAACCGGAATGATCGACACCATTCCCGAAAAGGTGTTGAATCAAGTCCGGGCGCTCACCCCGTTCCCTCGGCTGGGAAGACCGGAAGACATCGCAAATGCGTATCTATTTCTGGCTTCGAATGAGTCGGACTTTGTAAACGGAACCGTCTTGGAAGTGGACGGCGGCATGCTGAAATAG
- the ytxJ gene encoding bacillithiol system redox-active protein YtxJ: MKEIQTSREWKEALEKSNEAPQFVMKHSSTCPISASAFGAFRNVETDVPKQYLVVQQSRSLSNEMEDELGIRHESPQLFLLKDGEAIWNASHHDISEPKIQQAIQEYC, translated from the coding sequence ATGAAAGAGATACAGACAAGCCGAGAATGGAAAGAAGCGTTAGAGAAGTCGAATGAAGCGCCGCAGTTTGTCATGAAACATAGCTCGACCTGCCCGATCAGCGCCTCCGCTTTCGGAGCCTTCCGAAATGTGGAGACGGACGTGCCGAAGCAATACTTGGTCGTGCAGCAGAGCAGGTCCTTGTCCAATGAGATGGAGGATGAGCTTGGCATCCGGCATGAATCACCTCAATTATTCCTATTGAAAGACGGTGAGGCGATTTGGAATGCATCGCATCATGACATCAGTGAACCGAAAATCCAGCAAGCGATTCAAGAATATTGTTAA